In Blautia wexlerae DSM 19850, a single window of DNA contains:
- a CDS encoding MerR family transcriptional regulator — translation MKIKDVEERTGLSRSNVRFYEKEKLIEPSRNESNGYRDYSENDVENIKKIAYLRTLGISIEDIRSIISGKVTLQETLERQNEILNSQITDLNKAKRMCEKMLGEESISYEKLQVEQYVTELQDYWKDNQIVFKLDSASFLYIWGSMLTWITITVLCLIIGTLSYSKLPTEIPVQWSKGVATSLVNKNWIFICPVICIIIRYLLKPFIYAKLQMNNYYGEIITEYLTNYMCFIVLSVEVFSILFTFGVVKSVVVLLFVNTAVFMGLLVVGLTKMDLRGKEIL, via the coding sequence ATGAAAATAAAAGACGTAGAAGAACGAACAGGTTTATCCCGTTCTAATGTTCGTTTTTATGAAAAGGAAAAACTCATTGAGCCTTCAAGAAACGAAAGTAATGGTTATAGAGATTATTCAGAAAATGATGTGGAAAATATAAAGAAGATTGCATATCTGCGTACATTAGGAATTTCTATTGAGGATATACGAAGCATTATATCTGGAAAAGTAACATTGCAGGAAACGCTTGAGAGGCAGAATGAAATATTAAATAGTCAGATTACTGATTTGAATAAGGCAAAACGCATGTGCGAAAAAATGTTGGGTGAAGAAAGTATTAGTTATGAAAAATTACAGGTAGAACAATATGTAACAGAGTTGCAGGATTATTGGAAAGATAATCAAATTGTTTTCAAACTGGATTCAGCTAGCTTTTTGTATATATGGGGAAGTATGCTTACTTGGATAACGATTACCGTACTATGCTTGATTATTGGGACATTGTCTTATTCTAAGCTGCCGACAGAAATTCCGGTACAATGGAGTAAAGGTGTGGCAACATCTTTGGTGAATAAAAATTGGATTTTTATTTGTCCGGTTATTTGTATTATAATCCGTTATTTATTAAAACCTTTTATCTATGCCAAATTACAGATGAATAATTATTATGGAGAAATTATAACAGAGTATTTGACAAATTATATGTGTTTTATTGTATTGTCAGTAGAAGTTTTCTCAATACTTTTTACTTTCGGAGTGGTAAAAAGTGTTGTTGTACTTTTATTTGTGAACACGGCAGTCTTTATGGGATTGTTAGTAGTCGGATTGACGAAAATGGATTTGAGAGGAAAAGAAATTTTATGA
- a CDS encoding ABC transporter ATP-binding protein — MIQISNLTKKYGETVVFSNLNYTFENTCIYGLVGRNGAGKTTLLNILSNYDKNYTGVISIDGEKMNKVDYLDMPVAYAMDQPSFFNELTIYENLLLIASSRKIKKQEAFDKIERILDGLGLKKYENYSPSELSKGTMQRLNNACAMIQEEKITIFDEPFSGLDPVQMKLLENVIVEFHKKEKGIYIISSHDIECLQNVCDKCLLLHNGQIREINTEEVDREKIAKILSEGE, encoded by the coding sequence ATGATTCAGATTTCAAATTTAACTAAAAAATATGGTGAAACAGTCGTTTTTTCGAACTTAAACTATACATTTGAAAATACTTGTATTTATGGACTTGTTGGAAGAAATGGAGCTGGAAAGACTACCCTTTTGAATATACTTTCGAATTATGATAAAAATTATACGGGAGTAATTTCTATCGACGGAGAAAAAATGAACAAGGTTGATTATCTTGATATGCCGGTTGCCTATGCAATGGATCAACCAAGTTTTTTTAATGAGCTGACAATATATGAAAATCTTCTTTTAATTGCTTCGAGTAGAAAGATAAAAAAGCAAGAGGCATTTGATAAAATCGAGAGGATTTTAGATGGGTTGGGATTAAAAAAGTATGAGAACTATTCTCCGTCAGAACTTTCAAAAGGTACAATGCAACGACTAAATAATGCTTGTGCAATGATACAAGAAGAAAAAATTACTATTTTTGATGAACCATTCTCAGGGCTTGATCCTGTCCAAATGAAACTTTTAGAAAATGTAATAGTAGAGTTTCACAAGAAAGAAAAAGGAATTTACATTATTTCAAGCCATGATATAGAGTGTTTACAAAATGTTTGTGACAAGTGTCTTTTGTTACATAACGGACAAATTAGAGAAATCAATACGGAGGAAGTTGATAGAGAGAAAATCGCAAAGATTTTATCTGAAGGGGAATAA